ATGAGAAGCGTGCCCGTGCCGTTCGCGTTGTTGGTAAGCATCGCCGAGGCAAGGGATGCGCTCGGATCCCTGGTGATTCTGTACGGCGGGTTGCCGCCGCTGATTGCCACTGAGGCGCTGCCTCCCGGGTTGAGTGTAACAAGAAATGTTGCTGCCGTAAGAACATTGTTGCGCGCAACATCGTGCCCCATATCTTTGCAACTGTACATACTTGCTGCAAGCGCCAGAAGAAATACTGCTGTAAGGTGAATTCGGTTCACTGGCATACTACTGCTTCCCTCTTATAAGTAGAAATGAATAAGGAGATTGAACTCATTGTTCTTCAGATCAACAGGATCTTCATGTGAGATTCGGTAAACCGGGCGCACTTCAACTCCGCTAACCGGGAAGAACTCAAAACCAAAACTGTAGCGTGAAACGGCTCCGGCCTTCACATCGATATTCGGATCATAGAATTCATAGATGAATTTGAGGTCAACACCTGTGGTTACAACGTATCCTGCTTCCACGTATGACACGAGTCCCGTTGTTGTCGTACCCGCCACCTTGTTCCGGATCCAATCAACTTCACCGGAAATCGTGAGATCGCCGTAGCTCAACGATCCGATTCCTCCGAACAGAGTGGTTTGGCTTCCGCTGCTTCCTTCTCTGGAGAACACATTTCCTCCAAGCCCGAGAAACAGATCTTCCGAGAGTTTGAAGATTCCCTCCGCTCTGCCAAGGAAAGCCTTGTTGCTCGATCCCCCGCCTCCGAAGCCATCAGCAGCGTTGTACACGCCTGCAGTTATTGAAACAGGCCCCGGGCTGATGCCCACCTCGCCTCCCGTCAGTTCCGAGCGACCCCGTTCAGGACTGAATCCGGTTTGATCGCGAATGAATGTCCGGTGATCGTCAACCTTCGTTCCGTAATTGGGAACAAACTTCCCTATTTTGATATGGCCGTTGGCGGGAAGAATGCTTAACAGGCCGAAAATCTCAAATCCGGAGTAAATACCTTTATCGATGTAGATGCTCACTTTGCGCGCAAGGCGGAAGTTCATATACACATCGCCCTGCATCTGAAAGAATGCATTATTAGTTACCGAACCACCGGTTGCCGAATCAGGAATCTGTTGAGCATAGAAAAGCGTCCTGACATCCGCCCCGATTGAGACAAACTCAGATAGTTTCGTGGAGAAGTCATCGAGGCCTAGTTCCTCGCTCCAGGTCGGCACAGGCAAGGCTTCGCGTCCGTACTGAAGTCCGAATGCCTGCCGCATACCCCCGCCCGAGGGATTAACGTGACAAGATTGACACTTGGCCCCCGTACGACTGGCAAACCGGGGCAGCGAGAATGAGGTTTCGGCCACGAGAAAGCACATTAGCAAAAAGCTCACAGGCATGCGTTTCATGAGGGGACTCTCCTGTTTGGATTCATTGAACAAGTTGACATGAGAATTATCGAGCGTTAAGAAGTGTGTCAATATAGCAAGACGATCTGAGGTAGTCAACAAAAGAAACTTGGAAGGAGTTGCGTCCGAGGTTTCAAGAACGTAAAAAGGCTCAGGGCTGCCACGTTGACTGGCAGCCCTGCTATCGATTCTCACTTCACCACTATCATCCTTCCGGTAGCGTTGAACGAGCCGCCGTTCATTCTGTAGAAGTAGGTTCCGCTGGGTTCGCCATCGGCATTCCAGCTGGTTCGGTAGGTGCCGGGCTGCTTCAACTCGTTCACCAATGTCGCAACTTCCTGCCCCAGGAGGTTGTACACCTTCAGCGAGACAAACTCCGCTGCTGCAACCTGATACTCAATGGTCGTGGAAGGGTTGAAGGGATTCGGGTAGTTCTGCCTCAATGCGAATTCGGAAGGAACCTCGTTGCTTACTCGAACATCGGTTGGCAACGCCCCGCTCCACGTAGTTGAACTCGGGCTGATGTTGATTGTGCCGCTACCGGGTTGCAGCGTATCGGCGGCCACAACGTTGACTGAGGCACCATTTTGCGCGATAAATTCGTAGCTCACTCTCCGCCCGGACGGCGTCCGGTCATCCTGCCGGATTCGCAGTGCCTGATGCGTTCCGAAGCTGCCCGGCAGCGTTATTGTTCCGAACGCATCAACCGTTTGGGTGACGCTGTGGCTGGTAACCTCATTGATAAGAGGGATGCCGAGCAGGCTCACTTGGAGAGTCTCCACATAGGCGTAATTCCAAGTCGTTCCGAGAGTGAGCGGCAACGAGTAGAAAACAATCTCCGGAGTATTCGTCATTCTCAAGATGGCGGTTCCGAACGGCGTCTGCCCGTCACCGGCTGCCCCCGGCACATACAGACTCGTGCCCAATCGCAGGTATTGATACACGGTACCGGTAATCCCTTCGAGAGTCTGCCGTGAGCGCAACGCATGTGTTGCCCCGGGAAACCACGCGGCATACGGGGTTCCTGCCACATTCACGCTGGTAAGCGTATCGACCCGGTGGGTGTTCAGAGAACCGAAATTCCATACGTTGGCGGTGGAACCGGGCGTTCCGATGTTTGCTGTCGCAGAAAGCGTGTCGGCGCGGCTGAAGCGAGAATTCCCGACTGTCAAGCCGGAAGAGATGTCTGTGGCGGTAATGGTAATCTGGGAAAACCCAACCGCAACACAGCATACAGACATGAACAAACCAAGAACTGTCTTCATACGACCTCCTTGTTATTTGAGTAAGTTGGATTGATATGGTTTCAAATCCATAAGTATACTCGAATAACGTCCCCCCGCCGTTTTCTCCTTCGATCCCAAAAAACACGAGTTGGTTGGATGGAACTTCCGGCTAAAGCTATCTCTATCTCAACTCAAAGTCAAGCATCGGATTTCTCAAAGCCAGGGAACAGCCGAAAGGATGGGATTTATGAATATGTTTTGTTGGATCGACCCCCGGGGGGTTGAATGAGTCTAGTCGCCTTAGTTCTGCACGTCGGAAGAAAAATGCGAGGGACCATAGCCTTGGCGACGCGCATAGTTTTCCAACTGCCGGGCCAGGAGTTTGCGTCCCCGATGAATCCGTGAACGAACAGTCCCGATAGGAGTCTGGGAGAACTCCGCAATTTCCTCGTATGTGCAGCCTTCAATGTCGCTCAGAATCAAAGCAGTCTGGTAATCAGACGGAAGAGTCTCGAGCGCTTTGGCAATCTCATCTCCTATCATCGCCTCATGCGCATCGGACGATCGGTAGTCGATCAGCAGTACCCTGCCCGTTCGCGAAACAGTGTCGTCGTGGTGTGTTCCCCCATCATCGAGAAAATCCATAGGAATGGTCTCGTACTGCTTGCGGCGGTAGTCGTTGATGTACGAATTCTTGCAGATCTGAAAAAGCCATGCACGACAGTTCGTACCTTCCTGATATGTATGAAACGATTTGCATGCCTTGAGCATTGTTTCCTGTACCAGATCGTTGGTGTAGTGCTCGTCACGGCACAGCTTGAATGCAAAGTTCCGGACAGCGTCGATGTGTGTAAGGGCTTCCTGAGTGAACAGGGGTTCGTTGTACATGGCATCACCGTTTATGGAAAAGAACTGATGGAGCATTGTCACTCCTTTCACGCAAGGCGCGTGCCAGGTAGAGTGGATCGAAAGCGAGCGAAAGCAGGCCGGTTTTGAGGTGATTGTACTGCGATTGTAGCATTTCCGCCACAGCCGGAGGCGGGCGTGAACGAACCGCTGTGGAATGTCCGCCACAATAAATTATGCGTGCAACACTTCGCTGAATGCCTCGACGTGCAGCCTGGCCGAAACATCCCAGCGAAAGTGTTGTGCCCTTTCAACCCCCCGAACAATCATCAATTGCCGGAGATGCGCGTCGGTCAACATTGTGCGCATCGCGCCTGCGATACTCTGCACGTCATACGGATCCACGTACAGTGCGGCATCAGCGCAGACTTCAGGCAAACATGAAACGTTCGAAACAACAACGGGGCAGCCGTGTGTCATGCCTTCCAGCGGCGGAAAGCCAAAGCCCTCATAGAACGACGGGAACACAAGGAGAGACGCCTTGTTGAGCAACTCTTCCATCTCTTCCGATGACACATGCCCGCGATACACAACCCTCCCCTCATCAAGGCCGCATCCCTCACGACAAAGAGAGCGCAGCCTGTGTTTCATACGCCGGGTTCCGTGTCCCGTCATGATCAGCCTATGCGGCACTTCATCCTTTATCAGACAAAATGCACGCAGCAGACCCTCAACATTCTTCATCCCGACAAGCCGTCCGGTGAAGAGAATGTATTTCTCGCCGGAGTTCTTCTTCATCTCGGTGGCAACCTGCAGTGATTGCCGGACACCGTTGTGAATGACCCTCACCTGCGCCTCGGTAAGCTGATAATGTTTGAGCAACAAATCCTTTGTATGTTGCGAAGGTGTAATTACCGACTTTGCCTTTCGCAGGGCAAATCCTAACAGATACTTGTAGTAGAAATACTGTTTCCGATGGCTGGCCTTGAACAACAACGGAATAATATCGTGAATGGTGACAATCTGATTCTTATGAAAGAACAATGCTTCGAGCTGGGTCGAGACAAAAATCAACGAACGTTTATGCATCAATGACAGAATGTTGGAGAACAACAAGCGCATCAAATGCCCCCGGAACCGGTAGTCGGGAGAGACACAGGAACTCACCCATCGAAGTTCGCATCGTTCAGAGAACCGGATGTCACGGATATGTTCGCGGCAGTTCTTGTTGACGTAGATGATGAACCGCAAGTCCGTTTGCAATTGCGCCAACTCGCGGATCAGGTTGAGTGTGTAAACCCCGAGGCCATCAATGTACTTGCCTAAATTTGTTGCGTTAATGATAACGGGCTCAGTCATAGTTACCTCCCGAAGTTCGATACGCATTGGCAACATCCAGTGACGAGCCATCCATTACAACCCGACCCTTGTCCAGCCACACGAGACGTTCGCATTGTGTGACGAGAAAATCCAGATTATGCGAAACAAACACCGTCGTCGTGCCGCTACGCATGAGGTGCTGCATTCGAACAACACATTTTCGCATGAAAAACTCATCCCCCACGCCGAATACTTCATCAACCAGCAGCACATCGGGCTGAACGTCCGTGGCAAGGGCAAACGCGAGCCGCGCATACATGCCCGAAGAGTATGCCTTCACCGGCTCATCAAAGAAATCCCCCAATTCCGAGAACTCGATGATCCCGGGAATTTTCTGTTCGATCTCCCGTTTCGAATATCCCATCAGGATTCCGGCCAGAACACAGTTTTCGCGGCCGGACAAATCCCCGTGGAATCCTATCCCCAGTTCGAGCAACGGAACGACATGTCTCTTCGTGTTGACGTAGACTCCGCCTGCTTGCGGCGTAATAACCCGCGCTATCACGCGCATCAGCGTCGTTTTGCCCGCTCCATTCCGGCCGATTATTCCCACATGCTCGCCGTCGCCAATGCTCAACGAAACATTTGCGAGCGCATAAAATCTCGGTTTCTCTTTCTCATCCAGTATGGTTGAAAGGGAGTATTTCAAGCTCCTCTGTTGAATAGCATGTTTGGAGAAGCTCACGCCGGCATTCGTAAGTTTGATGACAGGGTTCATGATGATCACAAATAGAAGTAGAATTCGTGTTTGTATTTGTCAACAGAATACAACCCGACAAGCAGAACCACCGCGCTGACACCGAATGCAACGCCCCAATCAGCGCTGCCCGGCCAGGATGCATAGTAGATTGGCTTCTGAAACAACGCCGCAAAGTACGTGATAGGATGGAACTGCAGCAGACGCCCCTGCAACGATCCGTCTGCAAACGCATCCGCACGAAACAGAATCGGTGAGGAGAAGAAGACAAGCATCAATCCCATTTGAACAATCGTCTTGACATCGCGGAAGAATGTGTACAACACAGCAGCGATCAATCCGCCCCCGAGCCCCAGCATCGCCCACGGAATGATTGCAAGAGGCAATACGACCAGGTGAATCGTGAACGAGTGATGGAAGAGCAAGAACAGTCCAAACACGACGGAAAGCGAGATGAGGAATTCGAGGCTTGCAACCATCCAGCGCGTCAGCGGCAGCGCGTAGGGAGAAACATACAGTTTCTTGAGCAGCCATTCACCTCCAACAATCGATTCCATGGAGGTATTGACTACTTTTTCGAAATAGCGCCAGGGCATTAATGCAGCAAACAGAAACACGGCATAGTCTGCAACATTCATCCCGTTAACAACGGAAAAGATGATGCTGAGTATCAGCAAAAAGAGTGCGGGCTCCAGAAAATTCCACAGAAAACCCAACGCTGTGTAACGGTATTTCAATTTCAGTTGGGTAAGAGCATAAAACCAGACGAACCGTTGTGCGATTGTAATGTCCATAATCATGCGGGGATGTACTGAGTGATCCTGTCAAATACTTCCGTGGAGTGCTGCAGGGGCTCGGCCACGGGATGACTTTTCACTTCAATCCGGTCAAACGCGCACGAGCCGTTCCTGATCTTTGCAAGAAGGGCGTAGCAATACTCGTCATCGGCATTCACATGAACCGTTCTCGCCATCCACCCGATTCGTTGTATCGGATGAGAAACTGATTCGACACATTCAACGGACTGTGACGCAAGAGTTTTGTAGCGATGCACGCGCAGATCCAGTTCGGGATTCCCGGTAATCGAGCCGGCATCAACCCGAAGCATCACTTCAAAAACTCTCCTCTGATTTCCCCACCAAAAATACTCCGTATGAAAGGGCGTTTCCGCATTGCCGCTTCGTTCTCGCCGATCAAAAAATCCGCCATGATCAGCACAGAACAGGGATGTTTCGCCGGGCAACCAGGAATAAGGATCTGCGGAGTGCGACGTGAGCGTTCTGAAGTTGAGACTGTAACTCGCTGACATAGTTGTCTGTCAGCGCTTCGTCTCATCAAGTCCGATTACCTGCAGCCGTTGCGTACTTCTCGCCGTCTTCTTTTTCCTGAGTGTGAATATCCCGCACGTGAAAGGATGTTTGCCGCGCAGGAGTTGAAGGTGCACACTTTCTTGCATGAACTTGCCGGGTAGGTTCGTTTCCGCGGAATATGACAGGTTGATCAGGTTCGAAGGAATCGGACGGTGGATTGTGTGATGCGAAATTCGGGCATCAAAAAGATTCTCGGCAACAAGGCCGCTTTCTGCAAGTATGTCTGCAAGAAAGGGAAACGAAAAAACGTAATTGTGTTCATCTTTGATTGGTTCGTTGCCGTACAGGACTTCCGTTGTGAACACATACACGCCGTCATCTTTCAAGACGCGGGCAACTTCGTTGAAGTGTTTCAGAAAATCTTCCCGCCCTCCTATGTGTTCAACCGCGCACGTTGAATAGCAGAAGTCGAACGTGTTGTCGGGAAACTGCAGGTCCCGCATATCCATCCGGAGGGCTTTCAGCTTCGCATCGTCAACCGGAAACGGCCTGTTTTCGCGAATGAATCCGTCGGGGCTTTCCGTCTTCGCACAATCCCACGACGTGTTCATCTCGTACAGATCGGTAATGACCAGTTGCCGGACATGCCGGGCAATCGCATACGCAACCAGCTCCTTCCCTCCTCCCATTGACAATCCGTATGTTTCGGGCTCAAGCTTGCCGCAGTCGCGAAGCGCTTGCACGATCATGGCAAACTCCCATTGCTTCCTATGGAACCGTGGAACTTCCCGCAGTTCCTTCCGGATGATCTCATTGATACCCGGACGAAACCAATCGGCTGCATCGCAGAGTTTGTTGTACGTGTTCATCATTCTTCCTTCGTAAAATTGTGTACGGTTGTAATAATCTCATCAATCGAAATATCCCCCATGCACACGCTTGTGCGCATGTTGGTGAGCTTACAGGGAATCTTGTCATTGCGCCAACAGGGCATACAGCCGAGTTTTGCGCGAACATCAATGAAACGGCAATTCGGATAATCCATTGTTCTGACCTTCCCGTCAATCGGGCCATAGAGGGCAACACAGGGGATGTTGAATGCGGCGGAAAGA
This DNA window, taken from Bacteroidota bacterium, encodes the following:
- a CDS encoding glycosyltransferase family 4 protein; this encodes MTEPVIINATNLGKYIDGLGVYTLNLIRELAQLQTDLRFIIYVNKNCREHIRDIRFSERCELRWVSSCVSPDYRFRGHLMRLLFSNILSLMHKRSLIFVSTQLEALFFHKNQIVTIHDIIPLLFKASHRKQYFYYKYLLGFALRKAKSVITPSQHTKDLLLKHYQLTEAQVRVIHNGVRQSLQVATEMKKNSGEKYILFTGRLVGMKNVEGLLRAFCLIKDEVPHRLIMTGHGTRRMKHRLRSLCREGCGLDEGRVVYRGHVSSEEMEELLNKASLLVFPSFYEGFGFPPLEGMTHGCPVVVSNVSCLPEVCADAALYVDPYDVQSIAGAMRTMLTDAHLRQLMIVRGVERAQHFRWDVSARLHVEAFSEVLHA
- a CDS encoding class I SAM-dependent methyltransferase; protein product: MMNTYNKLCDAADWFRPGINEIIRKELREVPRFHRKQWEFAMIVQALRDCGKLEPETYGLSMGGGKELVAYAIARHVRQLVITDLYEMNTSWDCAKTESPDGFIRENRPFPVDDAKLKALRMDMRDLQFPDNTFDFCYSTCAVEHIGGREDFLKHFNEVARVLKDDGVYVFTTEVLYGNEPIKDEHNYVFSFPFLADILAESGLVAENLFDARISHHTIHRPIPSNLINLSYSAETNLPGKFMQESVHLQLLRGKHPFTCGIFTLRKKKTARSTQRLQVIGLDETKR
- a CDS encoding T9SS type A sorting domain-containing protein, producing the protein MTNTPEIVFYSLPLTLGTTWNYAYVETLQVSLLGIPLINEVTSHSVTQTVDAFGTITLPGSFGTHQALRIRQDDRTPSGRRVSYEFIAQNGASVNVVAADTLQPGSGTINISPSSTTWSGALPTDVRVSNEVPSEFALRQNYPNPFNPSTTIEYQVAAAEFVSLKVYNLLGQEVATLVNELKQPGTYRTSWNADGEPSGTYFYRMNGGSFNATGRMIVVK
- a CDS encoding ABC transporter ATP-binding protein; the encoded protein is MNPVIKLTNAGVSFSKHAIQQRSLKYSLSTILDEKEKPRFYALANVSLSIGDGEHVGIIGRNGAGKTTLMRVIARVITPQAGGVYVNTKRHVVPLLELGIGFHGDLSGRENCVLAGILMGYSKREIEQKIPGIIEFSELGDFFDEPVKAYSSGMYARLAFALATDVQPDVLLVDEVFGVGDEFFMRKCVVRMQHLMRSGTTTVFVSHNLDFLVTQCERLVWLDKGRVVMDGSSLDVANAYRTSGGNYD
- a CDS encoding ABC transporter permease, encoding MDITIAQRFVWFYALTQLKLKYRYTALGFLWNFLEPALFLLILSIIFSVVNGMNVADYAVFLFAALMPWRYFEKVVNTSMESIVGGEWLLKKLYVSPYALPLTRWMVASLEFLISLSVVFGLFLLFHHSFTIHLVVLPLAIIPWAMLGLGGGLIAAVLYTFFRDVKTIVQMGLMLVFFSSPILFRADAFADGSLQGRLLQFHPITYFAALFQKPIYYASWPGSADWGVAFGVSAVVLLVGLYSVDKYKHEFYFYL
- a CDS encoding sigma-70 family RNA polymerase sigma factor — translated: MLHQFFSINGDAMYNEPLFTQEALTHIDAVRNFAFKLCRDEHYTNDLVQETMLKACKSFHTYQEGTNCRAWLFQICKNSYINDYRRKQYETIPMDFLDDGGTHHDDTVSRTGRVLLIDYRSSDAHEAMIGDEIAKALETLPSDYQTALILSDIEGCTYEEIAEFSQTPIGTVRSRIHRGRKLLARQLENYARRQGYGPSHFSSDVQN